A genomic stretch from Diprion similis isolate iyDipSimi1 chromosome 1, iyDipSimi1.1, whole genome shotgun sequence includes:
- the LOC124404345 gene encoding uncharacterized protein LOC124404345 isoform X3, giving the protein MHRQQQRPQSSTTKNSSTTGLTPNPARLSDYPVAVNNQHVNGNIVTSASSMYSRVGGQPGVYPRYATTMAPSHHGSNATSTTVTSNGAPTSNRSTVPTPVSSTIVHPGYPTRAGGRSYPSTPHVPQENYSYKDYPSASTAYPTSTVVSQSVPPPSSSSSLQTNGTTTTNRKRESPLDLSLRTIKTPADSTAQDDPEASSSGDKIVSSSNAVSSRSTGRTVLVPPSAAYPVYDGRSFGHSRSPASGVRASTPMQTVRAPKVDFLPNFSSTPLHHPAHESNSLRRSSSQHIYAPSPRVNPASVAPLPNIATFKKAPAAPSSLPYEKNSPYRVGNAVRARYAPVMEPGGNAIRHQEYTSDPGKYQVERNKMAHVQSSAYTRERQPMTKRTAADPTPYTGLNKQPRVEKWRQSIDQQIEQRLTNALQERQRQEMSLNAPVSNGVNPAVVPVGYDQRRENNSAYNCCDKRNYPESTGAARGSFAPASPVVYGSQSGTPRVAGHSHIPQPSGHQNLYSAGYRHGPGQHASYRVPASHAPHSGQNAEPPSNTGTDKKRVLSLLRNSLENKQQREEQLSNSQQPILANYNQPSFQNKVVTPVEPKTNIGRHNLSPFTAASLLERNSTTPPHYKFHVPRAVDSIIQEPSHSLYGTRVNSSATIPGKEANSMPRGIENQIHRDKDDGLAAILAARIRTKAELKQVSAGQFGAKPTVASSQEISATPKDIENGASTSTPQSGSSGGSPPKLIREQAASLPPRRRLFSRTDEDLPVAATIPAPAPTPVKASVVPQRASGFRSSSETSVFDFRESDSEGEMPVLERQTLEEMRRDRRQLSKVQPPVPLNNAMYMRMASSSDLVKIELKENDKIIEPDSFWSTTCDKFMEQLRSGEVTTKKRGRRKKGESGSVSATKVETDSAVNSDAESAPRLEMKPEDIKQEVPDVPSETVKIKEEVVEVKTEHDCLENLEIKTELDESDIKTEKVEKIVERDSDELPLIQRATRKNSTKIESDGEEEIVGRKKRSRRGSRIKLISSSGSESSSEESEVSAEFGHGSSVADRLRARKRSSATAETEGMKLRSRDTTPHKAPKDKEGKSSLAKGSVSQKGKPKPLFGDGSDFRPGWEEEVYVYKKSLRMPTRLITVSKPSRFHRLSTSLPDLDPGSPALSVSMESTDNERIRISDSDLESNCSFSLAGLESKIDDEEATSSTTMSCPTKTTRQTRSENNSIIDLLAQKVGTSKKEQKRKAKEKLVKGPKVLPKGSNEPELLATPSLTPLLSNDLATTQKTKGKSPVKSTKSPKPIKVMNSFLLGYFRKETVNNFRDAFKNNHTLPNEFSTFVLKSRTRTETRVLKKQATIREVFGEDRPASAPPMQNHGDTSQDDDDSQTETQESKPGKSRTLKQKVVSRLKSAGILRSNKALMNSKLHLLNPKKRNNLLKSLAKKKLQHIKKEKIQKEDETKRELDETSEVQETENNGPDAEAENADEIGVPSKKRLKIRTGRRKFRSGFDYMRKKKKPLKKDDVTPKDRKRQIVPRPSPESVADIQTEIRTWVIKKGVGETILHRAARLGYTDVAAYCLEKLNNPPSPKDNAGYTPLHEACSKGHLEIAKLLLAYGANVSESANGGIRPLHEAAENGATELVRLLLSYGADPLLATYAGQTPLMLASDTDAYLILEQHLDDVQGRPAAPWSFGGPSSIFASDWLTDLEPTGYSPLREPPMDIPEPELEDIEMEVSDVNLPVLYSLANDPDKWVLLQDLTAVLRVKSRDALLRQVNPKAPAGPPAVAHRDVMRELKLPDFLEQSRCCHLLSGGERINVRASKVTLIKYNDKVKSLLNVERVVISSR; this is encoded by the exons ATGCACAGGCAGCAACAGCGGCCCCAGTCTTCGACTACGAAGAATTCCTCAACGACCGGTTTAACGCCGAATCCGGCGAGGCTGTCCGACTATCCGGTCGCCGTGAACAACCAGCATGTAAACGGGAACATCGTCACCTCGGCAAGCTCCATGTACAGCAGGGTCGGTGGACAGCCCGGGGTCTATCCGAGGTACGCCACAACCATGGCGCCCAGTCATCACGGCAGTAACGCGACCAGCACTACCGTGACGTCGAACGGTGCGCCAACTTCCAACAGATCGACCGTCCCGACGCCGGTGTCGTCGACCATCGTCCATCCTGGGTATCCAACCCGGGCTGGGGGCCGGTCTTACCCTTCGACGCCGCACGTTCCTCAGGAAAATTACTCTTACAAGGATTATCCAAGCGCGTCGACAGCCTACCCAACGTCCACAGTCGTCAGCCAGTCCGTCCCTCCCCCATCGAGTTCCAGCTCGCTTCAGACCAAcgggacgacgacgacgaacagAAAACGGGAGTCGCCGCTCGATCTCTCGCTCAGAACGATCAAGACCCCCGCGGACTCCACGGCCCAGGATGACCCGGAGGCCTCCAGCAGCGGGGACAAAATCGTCAGCAGCTCTAACGCCGTTTCGTCGAGAAGCACCGGGAGGACTGTACTCGTGCCTCCGAGTGCGGCATATCCGGTATACGACGGTCGGAGCTTCGGACATTCCCGAAGCCCTGCATCCGGGGTCAGGGCTTCCACCCCTATGCAGACGGTCCGCGCGCCGAAAGTCGATTTCTTACCGAACTTCAGCTCGACGCCCCTCCACCACCCGGCTCACGAGAGTAACTCGCTTCGCAGGAGCAGCTCGCAGCACATATACGCGCCATCGCCACGAGTTAACCCAGCGTCGGTTGCCCCTTTGCCTAATATAGCCACCTTCAAGAAAGCTCCCGCTGCCCCGTCCTCGTTGCCGTATGAAAAAAACTCACCCTATCGTGTCGGGAACGCGGTGCGCGCCAGGTATGCCCCGGTAATGGAACCTGGCGGAAACGCGATACGTCACCAGGAGTATACGTCTGATCCTGGCAAGTACCAGGTCGAAAGGAACAAGATGGCTCATGTTCAGTCGTCCGCTTACACCAGGGAGAGACAGCCGATGACCAAGAGGACTGCGGCCGATCCCACGCCCTATACCGGGCTCAACAAACAACCGCGCGTTGAAAAGTGGCGACAGTCGATAGACCAACAAATAGAGCAAAGACTGACCAATGCGCTTCAAGAACGCCAGCGTCAGGAGATGAGCTTGAACGCACCCGTTTCCAATGGCGTTAATCCCGCCGTTGTACCCGTCGGCTACGATCAGCGTCGGGAAAACAACAGTGCGTATAATTGCTGTGATAAAAGGAATTATCCGGAAAGCACGGGCGCTGCCAGGGGCTCCTTTGCTCCAGCTTCGCCTGTTGTCTACGGAAGTCAGAGTGGAACCCCGAGGGTCGCCGGACACTCGCATATCCCTCAGCCATCGGGGCATCAGAATTTGTATTCCGCGGGATACCGACACGGCCCGGGACAGCATGCAAGCTACAGAGTACCTGCGTCACATGCTCCCCATTCCGGACAGAACGCGGAACCACCCAGCAACACGGGGACCGATAAGAAGAGGGTACTCAGCCTCCTCAGGAacagtttggaaaataaacAACAGCGGGAGGAGCAGCTCAGCAACAGCCAGCAACCAATACTCGCCAATTACAATCAGCCAAGCTTTCAAAATAAG GTCGTCACACCAGTCGAGCCCAAAACCAACATTGGAAGACATAATCTCTCCCCCTTCACCGCTGCTAGTCTTCTTGAAAGGAACAGCACCACTCCACCTCACTACAAATTTCACGTGCCAAGGGCGGTCGACTCGATTATCCAGGAACCCTCTCATAGTCTGTACGGCACCAGGGTTAACTCGTCCGCCACTATACCTGGGAAAGAGGCCAACTCGATGCCGAGAGgtatcgaaaaccagattcaTCGTGACAAGGACGATGGATTAGCGGCTATATTGGCAGCCCGAATACGAACTAAAGCTGAATTGAAACAG GTATCGGCCGGCCAGTTTGGCGCTAAACCGACGGTAGCGTCATCCCAGGAGATCTCGGCAACACCGAAAG ACATTGAAAATGGAGCTTCCACATCAACGCCCCAGTCTGGTTCTTCTGGGGGAAGTCCACCGAAGCTCATTCGCGAACAGGCGGCTAGTCTTCCACCCCGAAGGCGTTTGTTCTCAAGGACCGACGAGGATTTACCTGTTGCGGCAACTATTCCAGCCCCAGCGCCAACCCCGGTCAAAGCTTCGGTCGTACCGCAGAGAGCTAGTGGATTCCGGAGCTCATCGGAGACCTCGGTGTTTGACTTCAGGGAGAGCGACTCCGAGGGTGAAATGCCGGTTTTGGAGAGACAGACGTTGGAGGAAATGCGAAGGGACAGAAGGCAACTGTCCAAGGTCCAGCCTCCCGTACCGCTCAACAACGCAATGTACATGAGAATGGCTTCATCGTCTGATTTAGTGAAGATAGAACTCAAG gaaaatgacaaaatcaTCGAACCAGATTCATTCTGGTCGACAACCTGTGATAAGTTTATGGAACAGCTACGAAGTGGCGAGGTTACAACTAAAAAACGTGGCAGACGGAAGAAGGGAGAGTCCGGTTCCGTTTCCGCAACAAAGGTAGAAACTGATTCTGCGGTAAATTCGGACGCGGAGTCAGCGCCTAGGCTGGAAATGAAACCTGAAGACATTAAGCAAGAGGTACCAGATGTGCCAAGCGAAACTGTGAAGATTAAAGAGGAGGTGGTCGAGGTGAAAACCGAGCACGACTGCctagaaaatttggaaatcaaGACTGAACTCGACGAATCGGATATTAAAACGGagaaggttgaaaaaatcgtGGAGAGAGATTCGGACGAGTTGCCACTAATTCAAAGAGCGACGCGAAAGAATTCTACGAAGATCGAGAGTGATGGGGAAGAAGAGATTGTCGGAAGGAAGAAGAGATCTCGTCGTGGTAGTAGGATAAAACTTATCTCATCCAGCGGCAGCGAAAGCTCGAGTGAAGAGAGTGAAGTAAGTGCTGAATTCGGCCATGGTTCTTCGGTAGCTGATAGATTAAGGGCCAGAAAACGCTCGAGTGCGACTGCGGAAACTGAAGGCATGAAGTTGCGCTCGCGAGATACGACACCGCACAAGGCGCCAAAGGATAAGGAGGGAAAGTCGTCACTGGCAAAGGGCAGTGTATCGCAAAAAGGTAAACCAAAACCATTGTTCGGTGATGGTAGCGACTTCAGACCAGGTTGGGAGGAAGAGGTTtacgtttataaaaaatcactAAGAATGCCTACCAGGTTAATAACCGTTTCGAAGCCGTCCAGGTTTCATAGATTGTCAACTTCACTTCCGGATCTCGACCCGGGATCACCGGCACTCTCTGTATCGATGGAAAGTACTGATAACGAACGAATAAGAATATCGGACAGTGACTTGGAGTCCAACTGTAGTTTCAGTCTTGCCGGGCTGGAAAGCAAAATCGATGACGAAGAAGCAACTTCCTCGACGACAATGTCATGCCCGACGAAAACAACCCGACAGACTCGATCGGAAAATAATTCCATCATTGATCTTCTCGCCCAGAAAGTTGGTACCAgtaaaaaagaacagaaacgAAAGGCCAAGGAAAAGTTGGTCAAAGGCCCTAAGGTTCTTCCAAAAGGCAGCAACGAGCCAGAGCTACTTGCCACACCGAGTTTGACGCCTCTTTTATCGAACGACCTAGCAACGACACAAAAGACGAAAGGCAAGAGCCCTGTCAAAAGTACCAAGTCACCGAAACCAATAAAAGTGATGAACTCCTTTCTTTTGGGATACTTTCGTAAAGAGACTGTTAATAACTTTAGAGATGCGTTTAAGAATAATCATACTCTACCCAATGAATTTTCGACGTTTGTTTTGAAGAGCCGAACGAGAACAGAGACTCGGGTTTTGAAAAAACAGGCAACGATTAGAGAAGTCTTTGGCGAGGATAGACCGGCGTCTGCACCACCGATGCAAAATCACGGAGACACTTCGCAAGACGATGACGATTCTCAAACTGAAACGCAAGAATCCAAGCCAGGAAAGTCACGAACGTTGAAGCAGAAAGTCGTGTCTCGTCTTAAAAGTGCTGGAATATTGAGGAGTAACAAAGCACTAATGAATTCCAAGCTACATCTACTGAATCCTAAGAAACGTAACAACCTATTGAAATCTTTGGCTAAAAAGAAGCTCCAGCATataaagaaggagaaaatacAGAAAGAAGATGAAACGAAACGAGAGTTGGACGAGACAAGTGAAGTACAGGAAACCGAGAACAACGGACCTGACGCGGAAGCGGAGAATGCCGACGAAATTGGGGTGCCGAGCAAAAAGAGGCTGAAAATACGTACAGGGCGACGAAAATTTCGCTCTGGATTTGATTACAtgcggaagaaaaagaaaccatTGAAAAAAGACGACGTTACACCCAAAGATAGAAAACGA cAAATTGTGCCTCGTCCAAGTCCCGAATCCGTTGCTGATATACAAACGGAAATTAGAACATGGGTCATCAAGAAAGGCGTGGGTGAAACCATCCTTCATCGAGCTGCAAGGCTTGGATATACG GATGTTGCAGCATATTGCTTGGAAAAGTTGAACAACCCGCCAAGCCCTAAGGATAATGCAGGATATACACCCCTCCATGAAGCATGTTCGAAAGGACATCTAGAAATTGCTAAACTTCTACTTGCCTATGGGGCAAATGTTAGCGAAAGCGCCAATGGGGGGATAAG GCCGCTACACGAAGCTGCAGAGAATGGGGCAACTGAACTTGTCAGATTGCTGCTTTCATACGGTGCTGATCCATTGTTGGCTACCTATGCTGGCCAGACTCCCTTAATGCTGGCCTCAGACACAGACGCATATTTGATCCTTGAACAACATCTAGATGACGTCCAAGGACGTCCTGCTGCTCCATGGAGTTTCGGCGGTCCGTCATCAATTTTTG cATCTGATTGGCTTACAGATCTTGAGCCGACAGGATACAGTCCATTAAGAGAACCTCCCATGGATATTCCAGAGCCTGAACTTGAAGATATCGAAATGGAAGTGAGCGACGTTAACTTACCAGTACTGTATTCCCTTGCCAACGACCCCGACAAATGGGTACTTCTTCAAGACTTGACAGCAGTGTTACGTGTGAAAAGTAGAGATGCTCTGCTTCGCCAAGTTAATCCAAAGGCTCCTGCCGGACCACCGGCGGTAGCTCACCGTGACGTCATGCGGGAATTAAAGCTTCCAGATTTTCTAGAACAGTCCCGATGTTGTCATCTGTTGAGTGGTGGCGAGAGAATAAACGTGCGCGCCTCCAAAGTAACGCTTATTAAGTACAATGATAAAGTGAAATCACTTCTCAACGTTGAACGAGTCGTGATTAGCTCAAGGTGA